From Vanrija pseudolonga chromosome 1, complete sequence, a single genomic window includes:
- the YMR315W gene encoding putative protein, which yields MTSTKPVTAALLGSGLFATNSYLPALREVSNLHIKTVWSRSEGSASKLRAAAAELGGLPHGEATGPAVAFGDDGLASVLADKDVHAVILVLPITAQPAIIRAAWAAGKHVISEKPLGRDVAEARALIDEWESKYKPEGIVWRVAENYAHEPLLHYAAGLLSAPEVGDVLYYRLHFETMLPDGASYHATTWRTVPEYQGGFLLDGGVHWAALLRTVLPTPPASLIAHKSLHRAHMVPHDTVVALALPPAGSAVPPHGQATTVANTNNPDALLAAGRSQANGTIILSWAIPDTPRDSRPPNELYVVAEHATLRVVNHGRSWTVELTPGAGSPAKGAFKEGKVTGVEAELAAFGDAVRAAVDGTADAQTNFGGPRDALWDLAFIQAALGSDGAEVGIGAVAEGKA from the exons ATGACCTCGACAAAGCCAGTGacggccgcgctcctcggctcgGGGCTGTTCGCGACCAACTCGTACCTgcccgcgctgcgcgaggtaTCGAACTTACACATCAAGACTGTGTGGTCGCGGTCCGAGGGCTCAGCGAgcaagctgcgcgccgcggccgccgagctcggcgggctgcCGCATGGCGAGGCGACGGGCCCAGCCGTGGCctttggcgacgacggcctggcGTCTGTCCTGGCCGACAAGGACGTCCACGCCGTGATCCTCGTCCTGCCCATCACGGCGCAGCCGGCCATCATCCGCGCTGCGTGGGCCGCGGGCAAGCACGTCATTAGCGAGAAGCCGCTCGGGCgggacgtcgccgaggcgcgcgccctCATTGACGAGTGGGAAAGCAAGTACAAGCCCGAGGGGATCGTGTGGCGCGTCGCGGAGA ACTACGCGCACGAGCCGCTGCTCCACtacgccgccggcctgctGTCCGCgccggaggtcggcgacgtcctCTACTACCGGCTGCACTTTGAGACGATGCTGCCCGACGGGGCGAGCTAccacgcgacgacgtggcGCACGGTACCAGAGTACCAGGGCGGGTTTTTGCTGGATGGCGGCGTGCACTGGGCCGCTTTGCTGCGCACCGTCctcccgacgccgccggcaagctTGATCGCGCACAAGAGCCTGCACCGCGCGCACATGGTGCCGCACGacacggtcgtcgcgctcgcgcttccgccggccggcagcgccgtgccgccgcacGGACAGGCCACAACCGTCGCGAACACGAACAACCcggacgcgctcctcgccgccgggcgcAGCCAGGCAAACGGCACAATCATCCTCTCCTGGGCTATCCCGGACacgccgcgcgactcgcgcCCCCCGAACGAGCtgtacgtcgtcgccgagcacgcgacgctgcgcgtCGTCAACCACGGACGCAGCTGGACCGTCGAGCTCACGCCGGGCGCGGGCAGCCCGGCAAAGGGCGCGTTCAAAGAGGGCAAGGTGacgggcgtcgaggccgagctcgctgcgttcggcgacgcggtgcgcgccgccgttgatGGCACGGCGGACGCGCAGACGAACTTCGGCGgcccgcgcgacgcgctctgGGACCTCGCGTTCATCCAGGCTGCGCTGGGGAGCGACGGGGCCGAGGTTGGTATTGGCGCTGTGGCGGAGGGTAAGGCGTAG